The Branchiostoma floridae strain S238N-H82 chromosome 10, Bfl_VNyyK, whole genome shotgun sequence genome has a segment encoding these proteins:
- the LOC118423980 gene encoding carbonyl reductase [NADPH] 1-like, whose translation MSRVAVVTGSNKGIGLEIVRGLCKQFDGIVYLTARNEKLGQEAVQKLKSEGLNPSFHQLDITNEQSIQALKQHLQDKHGGLDVLVNNAGFAYKAASTTPFGTQAEDSVGINFLGTMAVSKALLPIIRPHGRVVNVSSQVSQMAIKKCSAEHQARFRDRSIKEEELVKLLNKFIETAKAGKHEENGFADSAYGMSKIGVTVLTFIQAREMGKDSREDILVNCLCPGWCKTDMAGAKAPRTAAEGADTAIFLSLIKPKESQGQFFYNRKPIAF comes from the exons ATGAGTCGTGTAGCCGTG GTGACCGGGTCCAACAAAGGCATTGGGCTGGAGATAGTGCGGGGACTGTGCAAACAATTCGATGGGATCGTCTACCTAACAG CTCGAAATGAGAAACTCGGACAGGAGGCTGTCCAAAAGCTGAAGTCTGAAGGCCTGAACCCCAGCTTCCACCAGCTGGACATCACAAATGAGCAGAGTATTCAGGCACTGAAGCAGCATCTGCAGGACAAGCACGGGGGCCTGGACGTGCTGGTCAACAATGCAGGATTTGCTTACAAG GCTGCATCCACGACCCCATTTGGGACCCAAGCCGAGGACTCAGTGGGCATCAACTTCCTCGGAACCATGGCTGTCAGCAAAGCTCTGCTGCCAATCATCAGGCCCCATGGAAG GGTAGTGAACGTATCCAGCCAAGTCAGTCAGATGGCTATAAAGAAGTGCAGTGCCGAACATCAGGCCCGCTTCAGGGACAGGAGCATTAAGGAGGAAGAACTTGTGAAGTTGTTGAATAAGTTCATTGA GACCGCGAAGGCAGGGAAGCATGAGGAGAATGGCTTCGCTGACTCTGCGTACGGCATGTCTAAGATCGGCGTGACAGTCCTGACGTTTATCCAGGCTCGGGAGATGGGGAAGGACTCCAGAGAGGACATCCTGGTCAACTGT CTCTGTCCTGGTTGGTGCAAGACAGACATGGCAGGTGCCAAAGCGCCAAGGACTGCCGCTGAAG GTGCAGATACGGCAATTTTCCTGTCTCTCATCAAGCCCAAGGAGTCTCAGGGACAGTTTTTCTACAACCGCAAACCTATCGCGTTCTAA
- the LOC118423979 gene encoding carbonyl reductase [NADPH] 1-like codes for MSRVAVVTGSNKGIGLEIVRGLCKQFDGIVYLTGRNEKLGQEAVQKLRSEGLNPSFHQLDITNEQSIQALKQHLQDKHGGLDVLVNNAGFAYMATSTVPFGTQVEQTVGVNFFGTLAVSKALLPIIRPHGRVVNVSGQISQMSLKKCSAELQARFRDRNIQEEELVMSLNKFIETAKSGKHAENGFSDSALGMSKIGVTVLTFIQARAMEKDSREDILVNCMCPGWCKSDTTGWERPPRSAADGADTAVFLALLPPNTKDSQGRMFHDRKSIPF; via the exons GTGACCGGGTCAAACAAGGGCATCGGGCTGGAGATAGTGCGGGGACTGTGCAAACAATTTGATGGAATCGTCTACCTAACAG GTCGAAATGAGAAACTCGGACAGGAGGCTGTCCAAAAACTGAGGTCTGAGGGCCTGAACCCCAGCTTCCACCAGCTGGACATCACAAATGAGCAGAGTATTCAGGCACTGAAGCAGCATCTGCAGGACAAGCACGGGGGCCTGGACGTGCTGGTGAACAATGCAGGGTTTGCTTACATG GCGACCTCTACTGTCCCGTTTGGAACCCAGGTGGAGCAAACTGTGGGCGTCAACTTCTTCGGAACCCTGGCTGTCAGCAAAGCTCTGCTGCCAATCATCAGGCCCCATGGAAG GGTAGTGAATGTGTCCGGCCAAATCAGTCAGATGTCTCTGAAGAAATGCAGTGCCGAACTGCAGGCCCGCTTCAGGGACAGGAACATCCAGGAGGAAGAACTGGTGATGTCATTGAACAAGTTCATCGA GACGGCTAAGTCAGGGAAGCACGCAGAGAATGGTTTCTCAGACTCTGCGCTCGGCATGTCTAAGATCGGAGTGACAGTCCTGACGTTTATCCAGGCTCGGGCGATGGAGAAGGACTCCAGAGAGGACATCCTGGTCAACTGT ATGTGTCCAGGTTGGTGCAAGAGTGACACGACAGGGTGGGAGAGACCCCCCAGGAGTGCTGCTGATG GTGCAGACACCGCTGTGTTCCTGGCCCTCCTCCCACCCAACACTAAGGACTCACAGGGACGGATGTTCCATGACCGCAAATCTATACCATTCTAA